The following are encoded together in the Limisphaerales bacterium genome:
- a CDS encoding PQQ-like beta-propeller repeat protein, whose translation MKTSLLLSAALLGSALTSTAADFQKAKAANWHHWRGPDATGASTTAQPPVTWSEDKNIQWKIPIPGYGSATPIIWGNKVFILTAVNTEQVDPNRPKPEDQPKRIFGITHPNTTYEYVVLCLDRQTGKTLWRQVATRRVPHEGAHGDNNFASASPTTDGERLYCWFSSAGLFCFDLDGKKLWERDLGQATMGASLGEGCSPVIHDGRLVIVRDHVRQSSIEVLNAANGKTLWKEDRQTGNGWATPAVVQHGDRTQIITTASGKGRGGRLVEPGKVVSYNLANGQILWQCSGLTDNAIPCPVVANGIVYCMTGYQGFSLLALPITARGDLTGTDKVLWNKQRGTPYIPSPLLYNGLLHYTQSNQALLTCTDARTGETYIDRERLNGLSNVYSSPVAGGGRVYLTARNGATLVLQHGKKLEPLATNRLNDRLDASPALAGKQLFLRGRQFLYCIAKK comes from the coding sequence ATGAAAACATCCCTTCTCCTCAGCGCCGCTTTGTTGGGCAGCGCTCTCACTTCCACCGCGGCCGATTTCCAGAAGGCCAAGGCCGCCAACTGGCATCACTGGCGCGGGCCCGACGCCACCGGCGCCTCGACCACCGCGCAGCCCCCCGTCACGTGGAGCGAGGACAAGAACATCCAGTGGAAGATCCCCATCCCCGGCTACGGCAGCGCGACCCCGATCATTTGGGGCAACAAGGTGTTCATTCTCACCGCCGTCAATACCGAACAAGTGGATCCCAACCGCCCCAAGCCCGAGGATCAGCCCAAACGCATCTTCGGGATCACCCATCCGAACACCACCTACGAATACGTCGTGCTGTGTCTCGATCGCCAAACCGGCAAAACGCTCTGGCGGCAGGTGGCCACCCGCCGCGTGCCGCACGAGGGCGCCCATGGCGACAACAACTTTGCCTCCGCCTCGCCCACCACCGATGGCGAACGCCTCTACTGCTGGTTCAGTTCCGCTGGCCTGTTTTGTTTTGATCTCGACGGCAAAAAACTTTGGGAACGCGATCTCGGTCAGGCCACCATGGGCGCCTCCCTCGGCGAAGGCTGCTCGCCGGTCATCCATGATGGCCGGTTGGTTATCGTGCGCGATCACGTGCGGCAATCGTCCATCGAAGTACTCAACGCCGCCAACGGCAAAACGCTCTGGAAAGAGGACCGCCAAACCGGCAACGGCTGGGCCACACCCGCCGTGGTGCAGCACGGCGACCGCACGCAAATCATCACCACCGCCTCTGGTAAAGGCCGCGGCGGCCGATTGGTCGAGCCCGGCAAAGTGGTCAGCTACAACCTCGCCAACGGCCAAATCCTCTGGCAATGCAGCGGCCTCACCGACAACGCCATCCCCTGCCCCGTGGTGGCCAATGGCATCGTCTATTGCATGACCGGCTATCAGGGCTTTTCCCTACTCGCCCTGCCCATCACCGCTCGTGGCGATCTCACCGGCACCGACAAGGTCCTTTGGAACAAGCAACGCGGCACGCCCTACATCCCCTCGCCCCTCCTCTACAACGGCCTGCTGCACTACACCCAATCCAATCAAGCCCTGCTCACCTGCACCGATGCGCGCACCGGCGAAACCTATATCGACCGCGAACGCCTCAACGGTCTGTCCAATGTGTACAGCTCCCCCGTGGCCGGCGGCGGCCGCGTGTATCTCACCGCCCGCAACGGAGCCACCCTTGTGCTCCAGCACGGTAAAAAACTCGAGCCCCTCGCCACCAACCGTCTCAACGACCGGCTCGACGCCTCCCCCGCCCTGGCCGGCAAACAACTCTTTCTCCGCGGCCGCCAGTTCCTGTATTGCATTGCGAAAAAATAA